From the genome of Xyrauchen texanus isolate HMW12.3.18 chromosome 22, RBS_HiC_50CHRs, whole genome shotgun sequence, one region includes:
- the LOC127662926 gene encoding transcriptional-regulating factor 1-like isoform X2 gives MTENMYETNQFTNHTNGTYLLGTPHYGAPNINSIQSSPMSPHHNHNHEQLASPVTPGNELSPVLDMPDSAVTWDYNQFGRPGPSSWGSCSQDELSETSGSSRIYPYNSTFTSKYNDNAQYPQRLDSFSKAFPTKNLYLFFGDSNRTDENNSENNHISGVLQLPQSETLSDGMDRQPLESPIFNPMAIQAQTQSICDQSGFHPPDSPMHGLYQNHQQFNYAYQQHKPKATNLEEVNRGLHKPQSPWHHQHGYQVHQSQLMSYPMALHQQEQLHLQHRGTFACKTHLNSQEGHDSSQSPTYGHNQDYKTPEQQTLQGSHSLNLISPDYQDLQHSCVISHENGPYQHQQPQELVQSISLKQRSMFDDGLLASFDKHSSAPNTPVYSSPQEDGQSGLKFPSRNEDLCSPHYQSKHSGGSKGVPLTTIRGDIFTHLTLHTPHWPQTTSPDIHAEGISPHYRAETVLMSGERSRTKMTCTVCQREFKSLPALNGHMRSHRGCRTHQSSPKMQRNGQIHLSSEVSQINPIILPVSVPVKDCLVNSKLTLSPQRHQKDDPNALSKPCAQPPLASVQNQPSCIKRSVLDRKCVPKQEKKRYHHCLVPLMIPPLSGGQESRGAVLFRSQLRSASSMGDDVPYTPPPMLSPIRPGSGLFTAVNGRGNIGRAVSAINAHHSPASDMDGCAVTSADKNIHVTPRINIGKEFQANIPEMRSQSITEKDTHNAVLLWMPTEDLENTDHQRKVDNLLKMACSSVLPGGGINTEYVLHCLFECRGDIMNTLERLLLPTLWKNRSSVKTDYHYAGSDKWTLQEKRQLNKARLIHHKDFNLVQKMVKTKSVSQCVEYYYTCKKSLRLGSRGNTTITTPVQKRQGDWLISNTAQPDKVAKCQTRNSEISDNSNTLFISEVSNAMNGETWNQNNLGLLCSSPAEHRTSTLTQASGSGSARSAPSNSTTTGDTDSALIFACTECGKVFLKAKSRNAHMKTHRQQEDKKLMQFPRVPQQDTNKATYKPSFFTL, from the exons atgactgaaaatatGTATGAGACAAACCAGTTCACTAACCATACCAACGGAACCTATTTGTTGGGTACGCCTCACTATGGTGCACCTAACATAAACTCAATTCAGTCATCTCCAATGTCCCCACACCACAACCACAACCACGAGCAATTAGCATCTCCGGTCACACCAGGAAATGAACTTTCTCCAGTGCTTGACATGCCAGACAGTGCTGTGACTTGGGATTATAATCAGTTTGGAAGGCCTGGCCCCTCATCATGGGGTTCCTGTTCTCAGGACGAACTGTCTGAGACCTCTGGTTCCTCTCGAATCTATCCTTATAACTCTACATTTACTTCCAAATACAATGACAATGCTCAATATCCTCAAAGGTTGGATTCGTTCTCAAAGGCCTTTCCGACTAAGAACCTTTACCTTTTCTTTGGTGATAGTAACAGGACAGATGAAAATAACTCAGAAAATAATCACATTTCAGGGGTTTTGCAGTTACCTCAAAGTGAAACCCTTTCAGATGGGATGGATAGACAACCCTTGGAGTCTCCTATTTTTAATCCAATGGCCATTCAAGCTCAAACACAATCAATATGTGATCAGTCAGGGTTTCATCCACCAGACAGTCCAATGCATGGTCTTTACCAAAACCACCAGCAGTTTAATTATGCGTACCAGCAACACAAACCAAAAGCAACCAACTTGGAGGAGGTCAACAGGGGTCTCCATAAGCCACAAAGCCCTTGGCATCATCAGCACGGCTATCAAGTCCATCAAAGTCAACTAATGTCATATCCAATGGCCTTGCATCAACAAGAACAGCTTCATTTGCAACACAGAGGAACGTTTGCATGTAAAACTCATCTAAACTCTCAGGAGGGCCATGATTCTTCTCAATCACCAACTTATGGCCACAACCAAGACTATAAGACACCAGAGCAGCAGACTTTGCAAGGTAGTCACAGTTTGAACCTTATATCTCCAGATTATCAGGACCTGCAACACAGTTGTGTAATTTCCCATGAAAACGGTCCTTACCAACACCAGCAGCCTCAGGAACTCGTCCAATCAATTTCTCTAAAGCAAAGAAGCATGTTTGATGATGGTCTTTTGGCGTCGTTTGACAAACACTCCTCTGCACCCAACACACCAGTGTATTCTAGTCCCCAAGAAGATGGCCAGTCTGGTTTAAAGTTCCCCAGCAGGAATGAAGATCTTTGTAGTCCACATTATCAGAGCAAGCATTCAGGGGGCAGTAAAGGCGTTCCACTGACGACTATAAGGGGAGATATTTTTACTCATCTAACCTTGCATACACCTCACTGGCCACAG ACAACTTCACCTGATATTCATGCTGAAGGCATTTCACCCCATTACAG ggCCGAAACTGTGCTGATGAGTGGGGAGAGATCACGCACTAAGATGACTTGCACCGTCTGTCAGAGGGAATTCAAGAGTCTTCCAGCCCTGAACGGCCACATGCGCTCCCACAGAGGATGCAGAACACATCAGTCATCTCCCAAAATG CAGAGAAATGGACAGATTCATCTGTCTAGTGAGGTTTCTCAAATCAACCCCATCATCTTACCGGTGTCTGTTCCGGTAAAGGATTGCCTAGTCAACTCCAAACTTACTCTCAGTCCGCAGCGTCACCAGAAAGATGACCCAAATGCTTTATCTAAGCCTTGTGCACAGCCACCCCTCGCTTCTGTGCAAAACCAACCTTCCTGT ATAAAGAGATCAGTGTTGGATAGAAAATGTGTACCAAAGCAGGAAAAGAAAAGGTACCATCACTGTCTGGTTCCTTTAATGATTCCTCCACTCAGCGGCGGTCAGGAGTCCAGAGGAGCTGTGCTCTTCCGGAGTCAGCTGCGGTCAGCAAGCAGTATGGGAGATGATGTGCCCTACACCCCTCCACCCATGCTCAGCCCCATACGCCCCGGGTCAGGCCTCTTCACAGCGGTCAATGGAAGGGGCAACATTGGGAGGGCAGTGTCTGCCATAAATGCGCACCACTCTCCAGCTA GTGATATGGACGGCTGTGCGGTGACTTCAGCAGACAAAAACATTCATGTAACACC TCGGATAAATATTGGCAAAGAATTTCAAGCCAACATCCCGGAAATGAGGAGTCAGTCCATTACAGAGAAAGATACCCATAATGCTGTGCTTTTATGGATGCCCACTGAAGACCTGGAGAACACAGACCACCAGCGGAAAG TGGACAATCTTTTGAAAATGGCTTGCTCTAGTGTTCTACCAGGAGGGGGAATTAATACTGAATATGTCCTCCATTGTCTTTTTGAATGCAGAGGAGATATTATG AATACCCTCGAAAGACTTCTCTTGCCAACACTATGGAAAAACAGATCCAGCGTTAAAACAGACTATCATTACGCAG GCTCAGATAAGTGGACTCTTCAAGAAAAACGGCAGCTGAACAAAGCACGTTTAATTCATCACAAAGACTTCAATCTAGTCCAGAAAATG GTCAAGACGAAGTCAGTTTCTCAGTGTGTTGAATACTATTACACATGTAAGAAGAGCTTGCGTCTAGGTTCAAGAGGTAATACAACTATTACTACACCTGTTCAGAAACGACAG GGGGACTGGTTGATAAGCAACACCGCACAACCAGACAAAGTAGCCAAGTGCCAAACCAGGAACTCTGAAATATCGGACAACTCCAACACTTTGTTTATCAGTGAGGTGTCAAATGCA ATGAATGGAGAAACGTGGAACCAGAACAATCTCGGGCTGCTCTGTAGCTCTCCAGCAGAACACAGAACTTCAACTTTGACTCAGGCGTCGGGTTCGGGTTCTGCGAGAAGCGCTCCTTCCAACAGCACCACCACTGGAGATACTGATTCAGCCCTCATATTTGCCTGCACCGAGTGTGGAAA